The Edaphobacter flagellatus sequence GCTCCATTTACACCACCAGACGGGTCTCCAGATCCCATACCGGATTGTCCGGCATAGTAAAGAGTGACTGTAGCAAAGGCGACCGGCTGGCTACCGCCGTGAACACTACCGCTAAGCTGACCTCCGGAAGTCAGGGGCGTTGCCGTCGGAGCGGTGGACGCCATATTTGAACAGCCAACATTCAACAAGACGCTGGCTGTCAGCAAGCTGAATAAAGATATCTGTCCTGCCCTTTGAACGAAATGAATGCCGTTCATCTGAAATACCCTCCAAAGGTAAGTGGCGCAAAGTCGCGCTCAAAACTGGTTGTTCACGTTCATGTCCACCAGATGTTCAGCAAAAGCAGCAATGAGGAGGTGGTTCATTTCCGTTAGTGGCTTGCCGGAAACTCGCGATAGTTGATCCCGCTGCATGTGCAGTCCAGAATCGACAGAAGGTCGAATCGTTACAGTCAGCTCCGGCGAGGAAGGAAATAGGTGTTTCATAGCTCATGTGGAGCATACCGGGGCGCTTAGAAAACTCTCATTGCACTTTTGGGGGAACGATGATCCCCAGCAGTGGGAGTCTGTTATCTCCCGCCACAAGCTGCTATCGTGTTCAGCGTGGCTCTTATAACAGTACCGAAACTGGCGGAGAAAACGCTAAACGCGGCAATACTCTAATTTAGGAATCTTTTCTGCACTCTATGACGACCTCCACTCCCGCTCCTTCCTTCGAATCGCCGTCAGTTTATGCAACACGCAATCGCTTCCTTCTGCTCGTTGCAGGTCTGGGCGGACTGCTCTATGGAGTGGATATCGGCATTATTGGAGGTGCGCTGCCCTATCTTGAGGCCACTTCCGGGCTCAATGCCGGGCAGCTCTCTATCATCGTTGCCGCTGTTTTGCTGGGCAGTGTCTTCTCAACCTTGTTTGCTGGATTGCTTGCAGACTGGATGGGAAGGCGCCCATTGATGATTGTCAGCGGGCTGACCTTCGTGCTCAGCATTCCAATGATTGCTCTCTCGCACGGCTACGGTCCGCTGTTCTTTGGCAGACTGCTGCAGGGAATCAGTGGCGGGTTGATCGGTGTTGTCGTGCCGCTCTATCTCGCAGAATGTCTGCCAGCATCGAACCGCGGCAAGGGCACCGGAATGTTCCAGTGGCTGCTGACGCTCGGTATTGTCTCCGCAGCCATTATTGGTATCTATTACAGCTATCGCGTCGAAGACGTCGCGAGAACTGCCGATGCCAATGCAGTGTTTGCGTTTAAAGACAACGCATGGAGAAGCATCTTCTGGGTTTCGCTTCCCCCAGGTATTTTATTTGTGATTGGAAGCATGTTTGTTGCGGAGTCTCCGCGCTGGCTGTTTTTGCGCGGTAAGAAAGAGAAGGCACTGGCTGCGCTGCAACGCACAAAACCCCGGGCGCAAGCTGAGGCCGAACTTAAAGAAATGGAGCAGATCGCACTCGCAGCAAAAGACTCCGGAAATACGAATACGCCCACTAAGGATTCTTTATTGCGACGGAAGTATATTATTCCGTTTCTTCTGGCTTGCATCATTCTCTTCTGCAATACGGCAACCGGCGTCAATTCGATTATTGGCTATAACACCAGCATCCTTCTGCAGAGTGGCCTGGCCGACATTCAAGCGCATTGGGGATATGTCATTTTCACCGTCATCAACTTTCTGATGACGATCATCGGTATGTCGCTGGTCGACCGCAAGGGGCGCAAGTTCCTATTGATGGTGGGAACGACCGGGATTACCGTTTCACTGATCGTGATTGCTCTGCTCTTTCACTCCACTGAAAAGTTGAATCGCGATTGCCGTAGTGCTGTACAGGCATTAGTTACTCCCGACCAGGCACTGACACTTCCCTTCACCGCACCGCAGGCAAAGCTGTTCCTGGATGCTTCAGGTGGACAGACTTCAGAGATCAGCAGCGATCATGCATCGCTCGCTGTCATTTATTCATATGGAGATTTCACAGCTGCAACCAGCTACGTCCGCACAGACGATCCAACAGCTCCTCCTATCAAGATCACACGAGAAAGCTCAATCCCCTCGACCAAAGTAGAGGCATTCTTCAAAAATCCATTCGCTGATCTCGATGCGGCTCGTACGGCTCCACTCAAGATTGAACGAGCGCTGGTTGGTCAGGTTCCAAGCTCAAGCCATGGTTGGCTCGTCGCTCTTGGCTTGTATTCATTTATGTCGTTCTTTGCCATAGGACCAGGAGTATGCGTTTGGCTAGCGCTGTCAGAGTTGATGCCCACCCGGATTCGTTCAAACGGAATGAGTGTTGCGCTGGTCATCAACCAACTTGTCTCAACCATATTGGCGGGAATCTTCCTGCCCGTTGTCAGCAAGTATGGCTATTCCACTATATTTTTCCTCTTTGCGGGCTTTACCTTAATCTATCTGGCGGTCGCGATCTTCTTTCTGCCTGAGACGAAAGGCAAAACGCTGGAAGAGATCGAATACTATTTCGAGACCGGCCAAGAGGTCGGCACTCGCTAGGTGTCTGAAGAATCGGGATTTTCTTGTTTCGCAGACAACTTTTCATCAACCAGATTTACTCTATCGGAGTATAGTTCTAACAACTTTTGACTGCACGACTGGAGATACTTTCATGCGCTTCAACCAATTGACTCTGGCAGCGTCCCTCACACTTTCTACGGCCCTCATGCTCGGAGGCTGCAAGAGCTCGACTCCGGCAACGAATGAAGCAGCAGCCCCTGCAGCTCCGGCGCCTGCGTCACAGCCTGCGGCAGCTCCCGCAACAACGCCGGTTGCTGCGCCTGCCACAACTCCTGCGCCTGCTCCCGCGCCGGTAGCAGCTGCGCCAGTTGCCAAACCGGCAGCTCC is a genomic window containing:
- a CDS encoding sugar porter family MFS transporter, with protein sequence MTTSTPAPSFESPSVYATRNRFLLLVAGLGGLLYGVDIGIIGGALPYLEATSGLNAGQLSIIVAAVLLGSVFSTLFAGLLADWMGRRPLMIVSGLTFVLSIPMIALSHGYGPLFFGRLLQGISGGLIGVVVPLYLAECLPASNRGKGTGMFQWLLTLGIVSAAIIGIYYSYRVEDVARTADANAVFAFKDNAWRSIFWVSLPPGILFVIGSMFVAESPRWLFLRGKKEKALAALQRTKPRAQAEAELKEMEQIALAAKDSGNTNTPTKDSLLRRKYIIPFLLACIILFCNTATGVNSIIGYNTSILLQSGLADIQAHWGYVIFTVINFLMTIIGMSLVDRKGRKFLLMVGTTGITVSLIVIALLFHSTEKLNRDCRSAVQALVTPDQALTLPFTAPQAKLFLDASGGQTSEISSDHASLAVIYSYGDFTAATSYVRTDDPTAPPIKITRESSIPSTKVEAFFKNPFADLDAARTAPLKIERALVGQVPSSSHGWLVALGLYSFMSFFAIGPGVCVWLALSELMPTRIRSNGMSVALVINQLVSTILAGIFLPVVSKYGYSTIFFLFAGFTLIYLAVAIFFLPETKGKTLEEIEYYFETGQEVGTR